The window GTCCAGGAAGTCCATGGTGGGGAAGAGGCGTTCGAGATCGTAGTCCGCGCTGCGCAGGGCAACCCCACGCTCGGCCATTCGTCTGGCGAGCTGGGACGAGACGCCCGGTCGGTTGAGCACGGCCACGGGAAGCTCGTGGGCAATCGCCAGGCGTTCGACGGCCGTGGCGAGTACGGCACCGGGGCCGGGCACGTAAATAAGCGGCGCGCCGGTGTCGTCGAGCCAGGGGGCCGGGGTGGCGCGGTTGGCGAAAGGCTCCCAGCGCACCTCGCGGCGCCCCGAGGGGCCGAGTGCCACCGGCGAACGCTCGCCGCCTTCAAAGAGCTCGGTGGCGAGATGTTGAGCGATGGTGCGGGTGTCACGGCCTTCGGCGTTGAGATCGATGACCTTTATGTTGGCCGCACGATGGCGGAGGCGCAGTGCACGGGAGAGGCCCACGGTGGCGCCGTAGGGGGCGACGACCGGATCGAAAGGCTCCAGACCGAAGGCACCGGCGGAGTCGAGTACGGCGACAAATCCGGCTCCGGGCTGCATCAGGCGAGTGGTGAAGCGCTCGGCGGTGATCAGGGCGTCTTCAACCACGCTCATCGCGTCGTCGAGGTGGGCCGGGGCACGTAAACTCCCCAGAAAGATGACCACGTCGGTGGGACCATGGAGATCGGGGCGCCTCCCTTCGACGCGTGCGCGCACCCCCCGGGCGTTAAGCAGCTCGGCCAGGAGAGGCGCGACTCCGAATCCGTCGTTGGTGATCAGGGCGCGCTGGCCGCGCTTGAGCGCCGGGAGCGGCTGACCGGGAGCCTCTACCACGCTTAACGTGGGCGTGGTGATGTGGCGCGCCACCGCCCCTGACGAGGACGAAGCCGGTGAGGGCAGGGGCGGAACCGACGTGCGTGCCGGCAGCTCCGTGTCGGAGAGCGCGCCGGTGGTGGGACTTACCGCCACGTGCGGGGAATGCGCCGCCGGGGCGATGGCTTCTGTAGTGGCCTCCTCCTCGGGGGGGATCGGCTCGCCAGGTGGTTTTGGTGCCGCTGAGGCTTCCGAGGGCTGCTCGACGCTGGCAAACTGACGGATGGTATCCACCAGCTCGGCGTGAGATTCGAGGACTCGGGTCAGCGCACGCTGGCTGGCGGCGGCTGATTCCAGGTAGTCGGTGTGGGCCGCTTCCAGGCGTTGTTGCGAACGCTCCAGACGCTCAATGAGGCGGGGCCAGGGCAGCTGGTCTTTGGAACGGGGGTCACTCATAGGTCTCGTCGCTTGCGTTCGGTTCGTCGCTACGGTATGAACTCTCGGCTTTTGGGGCCGCAAAAACTTCGCGCGCGCAGGCTGCGCGGCTTTGCCCCGCAGACAAGTAAAGATCGAACGCGAAAAAATCCAACCTCTCTCGGTTTGAAACTATCATGCAAACCTTATTGCTCGTCATCCACGTTATTGTCAGCTTCGTTATTGTTGTCGTGATCTTGCTGCAGTCGGGCAAGGGCGGTGGCATGGGTTCCGGTTTTGGAGGTGCCGCGGCGGTCGGCCAGCAGATCTTCGGTGGACGGGGCGCGGCGACCTTCCTGGGCAAGCTGACCGTGGCACTGGGCGCGACCTTCTTTGTGACCAGCATGGCGCTTGCCTGGTACTCCAGCCGGCCGCAGTCGGCGCTGGACCTGAGCCAGACTGCCGGCGAGACGCCGCAGTCGCAGGTCGAGCAGATCATTGAAGAAGGTGGTGGCGGTGCGGCGCCTGCTCCGGCGAATCCAGCGCCGATCGAGCTCAATGTGGAGACGCCGGAAGAGGTGGCTCCGGCCCCGGCCGAAGAGGTTCCCGCCGAAGAGGCGCCCGCTCCGGCCGACGTGGCACCGACCCCGGCTGAAGAAGCTCCGTAACGAACTGGCGATCGCGATCGCCATGAGGCATCTCATGCGAGGCCACAGCCGACGACGCGAACGCGCCGCTGCGACTGTGGCCTCGACGTGTTCTGGCGCTTAGGTTTTGCGCCCGACTCTCCTTGACCTGTGAGGTATACCTGTGAAGCGTCCCGAACTTCTCAACGCGATTGATGCTCATTTCGAACGCCCGGCCGAGACTCTCGGAGAGGAAGCGCGCGCCGACTTTGAGGCGTTTCTGAAGCTGCTTGAAAGGGGGGAGGTTCGCGCGGCCTATCCGTCGGAGGAGGGCTGGGTGGTGGAGCCGTCGGTCAAGCGCGGCATTCTGCTGGGGTTTCGGCTCGGGCAGAACGTCGAGATGGGCGGGGCCGATCTTCAGTTCAGCGATAAGGACACCTACCCGGCCCAGCGCCTGCCGGTCGTCGAGCGAGGCATTCGCGTGGTGCCCGGGGGGAGCTCGGTGCGACGCGGTGCCTATATTGGCGAGCGGGTCACGATGATGCCGCCGGCGTTTGTGAACGTCGGGGCGTATGTCGGGGCGCAGTCGATGGTCGACAGCCACGCGTTGGTGGGCAGTTGTGCTCAGATTGGTGAGCGGGTGCATCTCTCGGCCGGCGCGCAGATCGGCGGGGTGCTTGAGCCCATCGGGCAGACACCTGTGGTCGTCGAAGACGACGCGCTGATCGGTGGTAACACCGGCCTCTATGAGGGCGTGCAGGTGGGTAAGGGGGCGGTGATCGGGGCGGGGTGTGTGATCACAGCGAGCACGCCGGTCTTTGACCTGGTGCGCGAAGAGGTCTACCGGGCCACGGCCGAGGAGCCGCTGAAGATCCCGGCCGGCGCGGTGGTGATTCCGGGTAGCCGCCCGGCACGTGGCGAGTTCGCGAAGGCTCACGGGCTGACGATGGCGGCGCTGTTGATCATCAAGTACCGCGATGATCGCACCGACGCGCGCTCCGCTCTTGAGGAGCTGTTGCGATGACCCTTCGGCGCCCTCTGAGCCCCTCGGCGCGGGCGCAGTCGATAAAGCCGACGTTGATCCGCGCGCTTCGCGCCGGAATGGGGCCGGAGACCATCGACTTCGGGCTGGGGCAGACCGACCTTCCCGTCAGCGAGGCCGCCGCGCGTGGGGCGGCCGCTGTGCTGCGACACGGTACGCGCGCGCCCTACACGCCCAACGCCGGACTCGGGGAGGCGCGCGCCGCGGTCGCCGCGCATGTGGGTTGTGCGCCCGACCAGGTGATGCTCACCTGCGGCGTGCAGGAGGCCCTGGCGGTCAGCCTGCTGGGGCTTGTGGAGCCCGGTGATGAGGTGCTGGTTCCCGACCCCGGGTTTCCCGCCTACGCCAATCTGGTGCGGGCCTGCGGCGCGACCCCTGTCGCCTACCCACTGGTGCCTCCTGCGGCCTCTGGAGAGCCCTGGGGCTTACATCTGGACGCGATCGCCGAGCGGATCGGCCCCTCAAGCCGGCTCATCATCCTCAACAACCCGTCAAACCCCACCGGGACCGTTCACAGCGGAGAGGAGCTCGGCCGGCTGGCCCGCTTGATCGAGCGCCACGACCTGGCCTGGCTCGAAGACGCGATTTACGAGGACTATCTCTGGTCGGGAGTGTTCACCACGCTGAGTGCGTTGGAGTCGATGCAGGCGCGCGGTGTGCGCGTGAGCGGCCTCTCCAAGAGCCACCACGTGATGGGGTGGCGGATTGGCTGGATGGTCGCTCCGGCCGAGACGATCGCGGCGCTGACCCCCCTGCATCAGCATCTGGTGACATGTGCTCCCTTGCCCGCTCAGCTGGCGCTGATTGAGGCGCTCAAGACGCACAGGGAGGCGGTAGCCGATGCCTGCGTCACTCTGGCGGCCCGTCGCCAGACGGTGCAGCGCCTCTTAAGTCCGGTCGAAGGGCTGGGGTTGAGCGCGATGCAGGGCGCGTTTTACGCGTTTGTGGATGTGCGCCCCTGGCTGGGGCGTTTCGCCAGCTCGCGTGAGCTGGCCGAGGCGCTTCTGGCCGAGCAGGATGTACTCGTGATCCCCGGTGAGGGGTTCGGAGACGGAGGCCAGGGCTTTTTGCGCATCGCCTATACCGTTGGCGAGCCTCAGTTGAGCGAGGGGCTCTCACGTCTTACCCAATTCTTAGAGGCATATCGGCTCTGAGGCGCGCAACTCGCCGACGACCGTTACCATAGCGAGCAATCAGGAGCAGAGAGCATGAGTGAAGAGACGCCGAAGCCGAGCATCGACACCACCGAGGGGGAGCGCGCCTCGTTGTGGGAGGAGCGTTTTGAGGCCCAGATCAACACCTTCTTCGATGAGGCGATCGCGCGCGTGCCGGGCTTTGTGGATCGTAACCTCAAGAGCTTTCGGAGAGTGATGGGGCGCAGCCTGGGGCCGCGTACCGGGATGGCCGATCTCTTTATCTCGGCGCGCAATATGGCCGCCGGAGTTTCGAAGTCGGTGGGAGGGCCGGACTTTTCGACCTCGACCTTTACCGACGATCAGCTCAGCGAGGCGTTTGAGCGTGAGGTCGTCAGCTCGGCGGAACTTGAGAGCCTGCTGGGGCGACTCTTCTCGGAGTTCGAGGAGGAGCAGTGGCGGCGTTTCCGCAAGGGAAAGGATGAGGGCATGGCGAGTTCTGAGGACATTCGCGAGCTGCGGGGGCGACTCGGGGAGATGATGGAGCACGAAATCGCTCACGATCCTCTTCTGGCCCAGGCGATCCGTTCCGGGGTGCGACTGGGGCTGCCTGCGACGCTTGGCTATGTGCTCTTCGGGCGTACGACCTTTTTGATGGGAATGGACGGTGTGGGAGAGGGCTATTCGGGCCATCTCGATGTGTACCGTCGTGCGCTGGGCAAGCTCGGCGGCATGGAGCTTCCGGGGTGGATGGGGGCGGTAGGTGTGGCCGGTGGTCTTATGGGCACCCTGGCCATCGGTGGACTCGTCGAATACGCCGTCAACAACGTGCGCGACATCAAGGGCTACTACATTCGCCAGATCAATGCGGCGCGCTACGTGCTGCTCTACGGTGAAGATCCTGAACAGCCCGAGGGCCAGGGACTCCTCCACGTGGTGCGTGGGCTGGAGCGCCAGTTTGAGCGGCTTCCCGAGCTCACTCACGAGGTCCTGGACCGGGCCGAGAAGACCGTGGCGGCGCTGATCTCACGAGGGGCTCCCGAGGAGATGGTCGGTTCGGATGGGGCGGCTGCAGCGCTACCCTCACAGGGGGAGCCCGGTCAGGAGCCGGGATGATGAAAAATGTCGCTCAAGCTGCTTGACGCTTCTGCTGGATTGGGTTAGTTAACCCTCCAGCGGGGCCGTAGCTCAGCTGGGAGAGCGCTAGAATCGCACTCTAGAGGTCGTGGGTTCGATCCCCATCGGCTCCACTCGCTGAAGACCCGCGTCACACCTTGTGACGCGGGTCTTTTTTTATTTCTTGGGTGGGGAAATACTCCCAAGTGAAGCCGGGTCACCCAGGTGGGCTCCCACTTCGCTCAGCAGGGCTCCCAACGCCCTCATGCTTCGCATCGGTCGTCACGTTGAGTGACGATTGGGCATCATATCGGCTGGATGCGGTGAGCTGGGGCGCGTAAATTGCGCCCCCTGACGAACAGGTTCCCACCAGCCGGTTGTTGATGGTTTGTGGTCCCACCGATTGAGGGAGGAAGGGTAGAAGGTAAGGGCCTTTCGGGACCGCTAAGTGGTCATTCGTGTGGAGACGATGCGTATGAAGTCCACGTTAAAAAAAGATGTTCACCCGGGTGAGGGGAATGATGAGCGTGAGGCGCAGGTGCCCAATGTGCGGGAGCGTCGCTTTGAGGTGGACTCGAACTTCGAGGGGTGGCGTCTGGATCAGTTTCTGGCCAACCGCATCCCGCGTATCTCGCGCTCGTTTGCGAGCCGCATCATTCGCGATGGCGATCTGACGATTGTTCCGCCCAGGAGAGCCAAGGCGTCGATGCGTTTGCTGCTGGGCGATATGGTGATCTTGCGTGAGCATCTGGAGCCGGAAGAGGTTCAGGACGACGAAGCCGGTATCCTCTATGAGGATGAGGTGATGCTCGTTCTCAACAAACCCGCCGGGATGCTGGTGCACGAAAGCGCAAGTGTGCGCTTGAACACGATGACGCATTACCTGCAACGCCTTGGGTTTTCGGAGGCGGAGCCGGTCCACAGGCTGGATCGCGAGACAAGCGGGGTGCTTGTATGCGCTCGGGAACATCGCTGGGTGGCACCATTGCGCGGGATGTTTGCCACCGATCACCCCGAAAAGATCTATCGTGTGCTGGTCGAAGACCCGCGCGGAGTGTGGACGCCGGGACGAGAGCAGACGTTGGAGACGCCACTTGGCCCCTGCGCTGGGAGTCGGTTGTCGATCAAGATGGGCGAGGGGAGGCTGCGGGCCCTTACCCACGTGAGAGCGCTGGGTCAGCGGGTGGTGCGGGGCTACGCGCTCAGCGATCTGGAAGTGCGCATTGAGACCGGACGTCAGCATCAGATCCGCGCGCACCTCGCGATGGCGGGCACCCCGGTGGCTGGAGATAAACTTTATAGCCGGGACGATGCGTTCTTTATGGCGATCTCTGATGCTCCCGAGGATGCGGCTCTCCTGGCGCAACTTCCCTTTGAGCGCCAGGCGTTGCACGCGTGGAAGATTGCGCTCAAGAACCCGAAAACCGGCGCGCTCCTGCAGGTGGAGGCGCCGGTTCCTGAGATGTGGTTCGAGGAGGCGTGAGCCGTTCGGGGACGAGCTTAGAGGGGTTTAGGTCCCTCTTCGATGGACACGACAGTCGTGCCGCCCTCGTCATTGTGCTGAACAACAAGCGAGACGTGATGACCGTCGCGTTCAAAGTTGAGCAGTTCGCCGCTCATCTCCGCGATTTGGGGGACATATCGGGCGTACTCGTCGAGAAGTTCCGTGGATTTGGAAAGTGTCCACCCGCGGTTGACCATTGCGGAGCGGTAGAAACGCTCTACCGACTCCGGTGCGCCGTTGGTTCTATAAAGGTTCACCACGTACGGTTCGGAAGGATCGTTGCCTGCGAGGCGGCTGACGCGCTCGCAGCCAGCACAGGCCGGGACGTTCAAGTCGGGGCGAGCGCCAGGAGCATCGGGATCGCGAATCAGGCGAGGATCAAAGCCGTCAGCGGCCCAGGACGCGGTGACGGTAGAGCCGCCGGTGTCGAGGTTTCGGCGCGCTTCAATGAGACGGTAGGAGCGCATATTGTCTTCGATATCAAGGCCGCCCTGAGGGGAGAGTGGCCAGGTATCGATCATATCGATGACATCATCGGACTGCTTGCGGGGGACCATCGAACCCATGGTCACCAATTCATCCGAGACGTGAAGCGGGACAACTTCGCCGTTGAGCATGGCATGGTTCTGCTCAGCATAGTCAGACTCTGCGAGCGCATCGACGTAGGTGGTGGGGTCGTTGCCCATTCGCATCAGTGGCTCGGTGTAGACTTTGGAGTTCACGCCCACAGCATGAAAGCGCTCTTGATAATAGGTGAGCACTTCGGAGGGGCTGAGCTCGGAGTCGCCGGCCGCAAAGTAGACATCGTTGCCGTTGTAGTCGTAGGAGCGAGGCTTAAGTCCGGACTCGGCAATGACCCGTTCGAAGTTACGCTGTTCAGCTCTGGGGCCCGTGAGGAAGTCCGTCAGGTCGGCTTCTGCTTCTTTGACCTCGCCGGGGGAGGACGAGACGAGCACCGTGGCACCGATGGCCACGATGACCGCTCCGCTGACTCCGAGTTTAAGCAGCACGCGTAGTGTGGATGGGATCTTCATAGATTGCTCCTCAAGAGAGGTCATCGCGCGTTTAGCCGCAGTTGGCCGAGTCGCCGCCGGGGGGATTCTTCAGGCAATCGAGCAGGTCTTTGCCGTCTTGCTCGGCAGCGTCTCCCCCGCAGTCGGGCTTATCTTTCATGCACAGGGGGCCCAACCGGTCACGGCATTCCGCCCACTCGCGGGCCTTTTGTGCGCACTCTTCGCCCTGCTGTTGAAGTTCTTCTTCGGAAGACCCGACGGAGCCGGCGCTGGCAAACTTCGGAACCATTGTAAAGGGCATGAGAGCGTCTTGAAGGGGGGCTTCGGTGCCCATCTCCAGGCGAGTCAGCGCGACGGCCATCATGCGCCCCTGGGGCATGGGGGGAGCTGCGGCGGTGTAGGCGGCCTCGGCCTGTCCGCTGAGCCAGGGGCTGGAGGGGAAGTCTTTGCGGACCACCGAGGAGGCAATACCGTAGCGAATTCCCGCGGCCAGCGCCGGGCGTGCACCTGACTGGGTGAGCAGAGTACTGGCAATGCCAGAGAAGCCCTTCATGTTCATCTGACCGGCGAGGATCTGGTCATTCATCAGGTTGAAGGTGTGGCTGTTGTTGTTGCCGAGGATGCCATTGAGGGTGAGTTTGGGCTCGACGCCGACGTTTTCGACAATGTTGGCGAGGGTGACCTTTGCGCCGCTGTCGGCGTACATCCCACCAAGGGCTTCACCGATATCTTTGGCAGCCATCACGCCCCACTGCCCGGTGTTGTTGTAGTGGAGGCCAGCGTCGATCGCTCCGGCGACCGGGTGCATGTGCTGCATTTGGTAGCTGGTCTGGATGGGGCGCACATCTTTCCAGAGCTCGGCGGAGGCCAGCGCGTGGGTGCGAAGTGCGGTCTCATGCGCGTTGTAGAGCGAGAGAATTGCGCCGAAGGCCACCAAAAAGATTGGCAGGACGACCACGAACTCGGTGAGCGCGGTGGCGCGTTCCTCCTCGCGGAGCTGGCGAGCGACAGATTGGAGCGTCTCAGAGATGTTCATTTTTGAATCCCTTGAAGTCGGTCGGCGCTCATCGAGGCATTAACAGCGTAGAGGTACATAAGGTCTTTGACGGCTCCGGAGAGCGAGAAGTTCGAGTCAAGCAAGCCCACCAGCGAGGTCAGCGCCAGATAGGGGACCATATCCATGTAGACGGCCTTCATGCCCACGGGGTTGCCCTGGAAGGAGGTCCCGAGGCTTTCGCCAGGCAGATGCACTGGGCGCAGACGCGCGGTCCAGCTCGGCGACCACATATGGGGGCTGCCCATCAGATTGGTGATGATACCGTTGAAGATATTGAAGGAGCCGAAGACGCCACTCAGCGGACCTGAGTTGGAGCCATTGCCGAAGACGATCTCGGAGCGTGCCATCGACCAGTAACCTTCAGCGGCATAGAAGGGCTTGGAGTTGTGGTCGCTGCCGATGACATTGAAGCGGTCGCGCTGGATACCTGAGCGTTTGCCTCCGGCCTGGTAGGCGAAGGTCAGGTTCGAGGTGGACTGCATCCAAGCGTTGGGAGAGACGCCGCTGAAAATACCGCCGACGACGCCGTTGTCGACGCGAAAGTCCAGAACATCATCGCCATACATGGCGCTGGCGATCGCACAACTGGCGAGGGGAAGGACGTTGAGGCCAATGAAGATGCCGATGGTCTGTCCTTCTTTCGAGATGCCCTTGGGAAACGAGTCGCTGCGCAGGTAATGCTCGAACATGGCCATCAGGTGTTCAAATGTCCCGACCATCTCGAAACAATAGCCCCCCGCACCGCTGAGGCCGCTACCGCGTTTGAGCGGTAGCTTGTCGATCTTGTCGGTGTGCTCGGGGATATAGTCTTCGACGATGGTGGAGCCGAGCACACCATCGATAAAGCCGAGGGCGGAGGTGATCTGGTCCGGGATCTTGATAAGGTCGCCCGGGGGCGGCGGCCATGCAGCGGTAACAGTGGCGCCGTTGGAGATGCCACGCATCATGTTCTCGACGTAGCCCCACCATGGCGTGACGTCGCGCATGTACTCCTGATATTTGTTGAGACTTTTAACCTCAGTTTTGGCGCGTCCCATCATATAGGGCAGGTTTGTTGCTACAAGTTCGATGGTTTCCATTGTGAGCTGTATGGCACCGATGGCCATGCGGATACACGAGGGAATATGAGGGAAGATCTTGAGGCACCGGCCTGTATAGATGGCCAGACTGGTGATCAACGCCTGGTAGGCGTTGAAGTAGACCACGGTGTACGCGTAGAAGACGCGTTTTGAGGTGTTGGCGTACGAGATCATGTTCATCGAGCGGGCCTTGACGACCGACTGCGAGAAGGCAGCGGTGTCGGCGCTGTTCTGAAGCATGATCTTATCGCGCGCCGCATCACCGGCGTCGTGCATCATCATCGCGCTGATAAAGACGATGAGAATGCCGGCGAGCATCAGCAGGAAGACGGCACCTTCTTGAGCTCGGTCGAGCTCCTTGAGGCGTGCGCGCAGAAAGCTATGAATTGCATTCAACATAAAGGGCCTCCAGGACCGTGGTTTCACCAGCCCGGTGAATTGGTGAGCGGAGGAATCTGCAAGGTGGTCGTAAACTCCCGTGTGATCGTGGAGTAGAAGGCTGCGCGCCCGGCGACCGTTTCGAAGCTACCGAAGATCAACTCGACCATCGGCATCGCGTTCTGATGCTTGTACTCCACCCGGGCGGTGACTTCGGTGCCGGAGGTGGAGTAGCTGACGGTGGTAGCGCAGTAGGCGAAGTTGAGCTTGCGCTGCCCACGTGACAAAAAGGAGCTCTTGTCGAAGGCACCGGAAACCGTCAGATGCTCGCGATTACCGTGGGCCTTGACGTTCAAGGAGACGTCGGTGATATGGCCGCCCATGGTCATCGATTCGATCTTAGGGCCGAGGGTGGCCTCGCTGCGGTTGTTGCAATCGCTTGTGGAGTAGACGAAGTCGGAGGGGGCCACCGGGGTGACGGCGACGGCCGCAGCGACGCGGGCCTTGTCGGTGGCCAGGGCCTGGCTGACACCGTTTCGTCCGACCTCGGCCTCCGGGAGCCAGACCGCCAGGGTCCGTCCGGAATTGAAGGCCGCCAGCGTGGTGAGGATGCCGGCGGTGTTGTTGACCGTGAGCTGAAGCAGGCCCATCGTCACCAACAAAAAGATGGGGAAGACGATGAGGGTCTCCAGAATCACGGTACCGCGGGCTTTGACCAGGCGCGGGGTGCGCTGGCGAGCGGAGCGGATGGCGTGAAAGGCCATCACGCCCAGCGCCCAGGTACAGGCGCTCAGGCCTACCTGAAGCCAGATTTCAAATGTGACCTGGGAGAGCAGGCCGTGGCTGAGCGCTTCAACTGTGAGGTCGCGAGTCTCGGGTGAGGTCAGCACCATCCAGGAGAGCGCGAAGATGGTCGCCGTACCCACCAGATGGCCGACACCCGTGGTCAGGTAGCCGGCAGCACGCGCGGTGAGCGCGGCGCCGCCCTGAGGGGCGTCGGGAACCTGGGGAGGCTCAATGGCAGGAGCATCAGACATTAGGGTCACCGGGGGTGGTTGGAGCGTCTGGGGAGATATTCTCAGCACACGTTAGAGCAAATTATATGCCACGGTGCTCCATCCTGCCAGTCTCCGCTCGGAGAAGCGTCATACTCCGGGCCAGGGAGGCTACCGTGGCAGCGAGATTTCGGTGTGAGCAGGCGTTTCCCGTTGAAATGACGCGGGAATGTTCTGGTGGGCCGCGCGAGGCTCGAGGCGATCGCCGTCCCCCGGGCCTCGTGACGCTGACGGCATGCAAGCTCGGGCGGAATTGGGATCGGATGGGGGCGAGTGTACCATGCGTGACAGGTTGGCACGCTTTAGGCCAATTAGGTCCGGGGATGGGGGATCGAGGCTACAACCGATCGGTTAGTCTGCGTCGGGGTTTAACCGGTAGATCTGCCAGTCTTCCAGCTGGCAGCTCGGATCCTCGACGCTTACGAGAAGCAAGAGGACGTCGTCGGCTTGCATCGCATCGGGGGCCGGGCGGCGATGGCGGTCACCGGCCGGGGCGCAGCCTTCCAGGAGCAGGCGCGCCTGGCCCTGAGCGCCGGCAAGGACGTAGTAGCGCGCGGGGACGTCGAGCGCGGACGTGGCCTGCCAGGTGATCTCGCGAGTCTCGGGGTTCCAATCGACCCGCTGGGTCGGGAGCTCATCGGGATTGACGAAGGTTTCGTAGCGTTGCTCAAACGTGAAGCTCTCGTAGGCCAGCGTGGCACGAAGCTCCGGGTCGTCGGAGGGTTGAGAGCGCACAAAACGCTCGAAGGCGCCCAGCGCTTCCAGTTCTCGGGCGCGGCGCTCCTCGGGGGAGGGGAGGTCTTCTGCGAGCTGGCGCAGAGTCGTGGTGGCGCGCCAGATCAGGTAGGGATCGTCGGTGTGGGCGCGTGCGCGGGTGAGCATGGTCGAGAGGTAGGTGTGTGCGTTGGGGCGGCGTTCGGGGTAGTCGGCCCATTGCGCGGCGCTCTCAATGGCCAGGCCCGCCTTGTCGGCATCGTCGGCCATGGCGTGGGCCAGGAGCGCTTCGTCTTCGGGGTGCTCGCCAGTGGCGTAGTGGATGGCGAAGAAGGCGGCCAGGGTGTAGGCCGCCACAAGGCCGGCGGCGCTCAGGTTGATCCAGGTGGCGCTTGCGCGCGGCGGTTCAAAGTGGCGCTGGCGGCCGAGCAGGAGCAGCCCGAGGGCCAGCCCTGCGAGCAGGCCGCCGAAGTGGCCCCAGGCGTCGATCACAGGGAGCAGGACAGAGACTGTGGTGTTGAGCGCCAGAACCGTAATCCACCAACGTCGGGTCTGGCGGTAGGGCGGTGGAATTTGAGCACCAAAACGCAGGTGCAGCGCCAGATAGGCACCCAGCAGGCCGAAGAGGGCGGTGGAGATTCCCACGGAGAAGAGCGCGTCGGA of the Lujinxingia sediminis genome contains:
- a CDS encoding RluA family pseudouridine synthase — its product is MKSTLKKDVHPGEGNDEREAQVPNVRERRFEVDSNFEGWRLDQFLANRIPRISRSFASRIIRDGDLTIVPPRRAKASMRLLLGDMVILREHLEPEEVQDDEAGILYEDEVMLVLNKPAGMLVHESASVRLNTMTHYLQRLGFSEAEPVHRLDRETSGVLVCAREHRWVAPLRGMFATDHPEKIYRVLVEDPRGVWTPGREQTLETPLGPCAGSRLSIKMGEGRLRALTHVRALGQRVVRGYALSDLEVRIETGRQHQIRAHLAMAGTPVAGDKLYSRDDAFFMAISDAPEDAALLAQLPFERQALHAWKIALKNPKTGALLQVEAPVPEMWFEEA
- a CDS encoding 2,3,4,5-tetrahydropyridine-2,6-dicarboxylate N-succinyltransferase yields the protein MKRPELLNAIDAHFERPAETLGEEARADFEAFLKLLERGEVRAAYPSEEGWVVEPSVKRGILLGFRLGQNVEMGGADLQFSDKDTYPAQRLPVVERGIRVVPGGSSVRRGAYIGERVTMMPPAFVNVGAYVGAQSMVDSHALVGSCAQIGERVHLSAGAQIGGVLEPIGQTPVVVEDDALIGGNTGLYEGVQVGKGAVIGAGCVITASTPVFDLVREEVYRATAEEPLKIPAGAVVIPGSRPARGEFAKAHGLTMAALLIIKYRDDRTDARSALEELLR
- the secG gene encoding preprotein translocase subunit SecG, which encodes MQTLLLVIHVIVSFVIVVVILLQSGKGGGMGSGFGGAAAVGQQIFGGRGAATFLGKLTVALGATFFVTSMALAWYSSRPQSALDLSQTAGETPQSQVEQIIEEGGGGAAPAPANPAPIELNVETPEEVAPAPAEEVPAEEAPAPADVAPTPAEEAP
- a CDS encoding pyridoxal phosphate-dependent aminotransferase; protein product: MTLRRPLSPSARAQSIKPTLIRALRAGMGPETIDFGLGQTDLPVSEAAARGAAAVLRHGTRAPYTPNAGLGEARAAVAAHVGCAPDQVMLTCGVQEALAVSLLGLVEPGDEVLVPDPGFPAYANLVRACGATPVAYPLVPPAASGEPWGLHLDAIAERIGPSSRLIILNNPSNPTGTVHSGEELGRLARLIERHDLAWLEDAIYEDYLWSGVFTTLSALESMQARGVRVSGLSKSHHVMGWRIGWMVAPAETIAALTPLHQHLVTCAPLPAQLALIEALKTHREAVADACVTLAARRQTVQRLLSPVEGLGLSAMQGAFYAFVDVRPWLGRFASSRELAEALLAEQDVLVIPGEGFGDGGQGFLRIAYTVGEPQLSEGLSRLTQFLEAYRL
- a CDS encoding TadE/TadG family type IV pilus assembly protein; translation: MNISETLQSVARQLREEERATALTEFVVVLPIFLVAFGAILSLYNAHETALRTHALASAELWKDVRPIQTSYQMQHMHPVAGAIDAGLHYNNTGQWGVMAAKDIGEALGGMYADSGAKVTLANIVENVGVEPKLTLNGILGNNNSHTFNLMNDQILAGQMNMKGFSGIASTLLTQSGARPALAAGIRYGIASSVVRKDFPSSPWLSGQAEAAYTAAAPPMPQGRMMAVALTRLEMGTEAPLQDALMPFTMVPKFASAGSVGSSEEELQQQGEECAQKAREWAECRDRLGPLCMKDKPDCGGDAAEQDGKDLLDCLKNPPGGDSANCG
- a CDS encoding rhomboid family intramembrane serine protease, with amino-acid sequence MSDESSSETHTRGDRAQTTVPMVPPALITRPFAMLLGGLCFGVWLLKGEAEAWLGDALPPIASLAPLAVALLAIALRKLWLPSRAPSIIFGDTSLTLPRSRTSRRSDTLNYEELRTALPLVVRREPALVIDTPARTYVYTASDFPHPETWRLVWAEMLERVRARPEGESHLLRMRQLAALSEEVTGKRPWFTPRLLVVLAIAFAAQSFLTPPVEVLKHLYAGANSALLVFEQGQIFRVFTANLLHGGLMHLGFNAMGLLFLGTYLERLFGLAPTILLTLATALAGAIASLLGSDALFSVGISTALFGLLGAYLALHLRFGAQIPPPYRQTRRWWITVLALNTTVSVLLPVIDAWGHFGGLLAGLALGLLLLGRQRHFEPPRASATWINLSAAGLVAAYTLAAFFAIHYATGEHPEDEALLAHAMADDADKAGLAIESAAQWADYPERRPNAHTYLSTMLTRARAHTDDPYLIWRATTTLRQLAEDLPSPEERRARELEALGAFERFVRSQPSDDPELRATLAYESFTFEQRYETFVNPDELPTQRVDWNPETREITWQATSALDVPARYYVLAGAQGQARLLLEGCAPAGDRHRRPAPDAMQADDVLLLLVSVEDPSCQLEDWQIYRLNPDAD